A single genomic interval of Plantibacter sp. Leaf314 harbors:
- a CDS encoding beta family protein, translating to MSHYRPILLVRAGELAALKRLTATTQNSMTPAFLVPPRPWDFDKEAYSKSLADHLKGLPQKLADARGKRRAYVDLTLLDTEEDVHGTFPLTWMVDEAAKLGLELIPMTSPGRSTAHYAAVSAAHGKYGLGVAIRLAPAEWLTIDPSAINTLGATLGIPQSEVDVFSDFESESTAITSQSAYNELLALSRFAAFRSITTGGAGFPIVTGTPRGISELPRSEWQVFSSVHAKARAAGTVKPDFFDYGILNPQSIDLGVDPRFMSISAALRYTIEDDWLLAKGELFKGQGGSGKGGAALPPALRVLAAHPAYRTPISSQADDWIDQVIAGTTTPGAPKAWREWGTVRHLEVVEHQLSILP from the coding sequence ATGTCCCATTACCGCCCGATACTTCTGGTGCGCGCGGGTGAGCTCGCAGCTTTGAAACGGCTCACTGCGACCACCCAGAACTCCATGACGCCGGCGTTCCTCGTGCCGCCCCGCCCCTGGGATTTTGATAAAGAGGCGTATTCCAAGAGCCTCGCGGACCATTTAAAGGGCCTTCCGCAGAAGCTTGCCGACGCCCGAGGAAAGCGGCGAGCCTATGTTGATCTCACGCTCCTGGACACCGAGGAGGATGTGCACGGAACCTTCCCCTTGACGTGGATGGTCGACGAGGCCGCCAAGCTGGGTCTCGAACTCATACCCATGACGTCGCCCGGACGGTCGACCGCTCACTACGCTGCGGTGTCCGCGGCGCACGGTAAGTACGGCCTCGGAGTAGCGATTCGACTTGCACCAGCAGAGTGGTTGACCATCGATCCGTCTGCCATCAACACTCTCGGCGCGACCCTCGGAATTCCTCAGTCGGAGGTCGACGTTTTCTCAGACTTCGAAAGCGAATCGACTGCAATCACCTCTCAGTCTGCCTACAACGAGCTGCTGGCGCTGTCCCGGTTCGCCGCTTTCCGCTCGATCACAACGGGAGGAGCAGGCTTCCCTATCGTCACCGGGACTCCTCGTGGAATCAGCGAGCTCCCTCGCTCTGAGTGGCAAGTTTTCAGCTCGGTCCATGCGAAAGCTCGCGCGGCCGGGACCGTGAAGCCGGACTTCTTTGACTACGGCATCCTCAACCCGCAGAGCATCGATCTCGGCGTCGACCCGCGGTTCATGAGCATCAGCGCTGCTCTCCGCTACACGATTGAGGACGATTGGCTGCTCGCCAAGGGGGAGCTGTTCAAGGGACAGGGCGGGAGCGGAAAGGGTGGAGCGGCACTCCCCCCTGCGCTTCGCGTGCTTGCGGCTCACCCCGCCTACCGAACCCCGATCTCGTCCCAGGCCGACGACTGGATCGACCAAGTCATCGCTGGAACCACTACACCGGGAGCGCCGAAAGCTTGGCGCGAGTGGGGGACGGTGCGCCACCTGGAAGTGGTAGAGCATCAGCTCTCCATCCTTCCCTAG
- a CDS encoding sce7726 family protein, whose amino-acid sequence MRYIQRYSSDLSQVPTDITALLTIRTTPRRRAHAASALWKDDHMLDADVRFALHARLREEHRHELAATRFLDELAIAGRVRIDAAVLNGSFSGYEIKSARDTLRRLPNQVEVYSKVLDFATLVVAQNHAAHAIPLLPSWWGVIEAVDTDGATTLRAHRAATQNPSVDPRLLCTLLWRDEALSALADRDLDHGVRSKPKSAIWDRLAEAVPIRELRDLVRESLKAREGWRADALPLPGGAPSPTRAKLSALPV is encoded by the coding sequence ATGAGATATATCCAGCGATACAGCAGCGACCTCTCTCAGGTTCCAACGGACATAACTGCCTTGCTCACGATACGTACGACACCCCGCAGGCGGGCTCACGCCGCCTCCGCGCTATGGAAGGATGACCACATGCTTGACGCCGATGTGCGGTTCGCGCTTCACGCGCGGCTGAGGGAGGAACATCGTCATGAATTGGCGGCGACGAGGTTCCTAGATGAACTGGCCATCGCAGGGCGTGTCCGTATCGACGCGGCAGTTCTGAACGGGAGCTTCTCTGGGTACGAGATCAAGAGCGCGAGGGACACCCTGCGTCGTCTCCCGAATCAGGTTGAGGTCTACTCGAAGGTCTTGGACTTTGCGACGCTCGTCGTGGCGCAGAATCACGCGGCGCACGCCATTCCGCTTCTTCCATCTTGGTGGGGGGTGATTGAGGCCGTCGATACTGATGGTGCGACAACGCTGAGGGCGCATCGAGCAGCCACTCAGAACCCGTCTGTCGACCCCCGGCTTCTGTGCACCCTCCTATGGCGGGACGAAGCGCTATCGGCCCTAGCGGATCGGGATTTGGACCACGGAGTGCGGAGCAAGCCGAAGTCAGCCATTTGGGACCGCCTCGCTGAGGCGGTCCCAATCCGAGAGCTTCGGGATCTTGTTCGCGAGAGCCTGAAGGCTAGGGAAGGATGGAGAGCTGATGCTCTACCACTTCCAGGTGGCGCACCGTCCCCCACTCGCGCCAAGCTTTCGGCGCTCCCGGTGTAG
- a CDS encoding DUF3800 domain-containing protein: MLYAFLDESYTADRYYVGAIIVEESNLRALGAALADGRTYAQGFGVMDPKIEYHAHKIMSAQDGWEALGKNTRAKLAIYRDVLRRIAALPVKMVIRGVDVNRLNQRYRYPYPPHRITLAHALEAIDEYAESVGDVVTVIADEIQGQAVHIAQAARYQSTGTGGYLSRKLLQIQMPIVFGVSAQSPGVQCADLYRRLDAHQETRPQTRRAVEDMWEILRPLQHKVRRWDP; this comes from the coding sequence GTGCTCTACGCCTTCCTTGACGAGTCTTACACCGCCGACCGGTACTACGTCGGCGCGATAATCGTCGAAGAAAGCAACCTGCGAGCGCTTGGGGCGGCGCTGGCTGACGGCAGGACATACGCTCAGGGTTTCGGCGTCATGGATCCGAAGATCGAATACCACGCTCATAAGATCATGAGCGCTCAGGACGGCTGGGAAGCGCTCGGGAAGAACACGCGAGCCAAGTTGGCGATATACCGTGATGTTCTTCGACGAATTGCAGCGCTACCGGTCAAGATGGTAATCCGCGGCGTCGATGTGAACCGCCTCAATCAGCGCTACCGCTACCCCTATCCTCCACACCGGATCACACTTGCGCACGCGCTTGAGGCCATCGATGAGTACGCGGAGAGCGTTGGCGATGTCGTCACCGTTATCGCCGATGAGATCCAGGGCCAGGCCGTGCATATTGCCCAAGCGGCCCGGTACCAGTCGACAGGCACGGGCGGCTACTTGTCACGCAAGCTGCTTCAGATCCAGATGCCGATCGTGTTTGGAGTGTCGGCTCAGTCTCCAGGCGTGCAGTGCGCCGACCTCTACCGTCGCTTGGACGCTCATCAGGAAACTCGACCGCAGACGAGGCGCGCAGTTGAGGACATGTGGGAGATCCTCCGCCCGCTTCAGCATAAGGTTCGGCGCTGGGACCCTTAA
- a CDS encoding glycosyltransferase: MTLPHLSILVASELRTEDYASRYEAGAAPDRAPYGANHVPGGWHFSVLGGGDPNGFAARLSRLSKRLLVFDVGQALSHLRDLRRSEYVYCHSEVEYLGVGLVFRLLGIRRPVLVGQTIWLFAEWSKHPKWLQRIMRFALARVDLFVANAEPNAEAGRALVSSGRHRYVPFGVSSVFAATSPTDDVEPAPRLLSVGNDRARDWRTLEQAHRLLGAPSLRIASNKKILADHDAVETRATTTVAELVSLYRSAEVTVVSVTPNLHASGITTLLELAAAGGAAVATRAGGLDAYFSDDEVLFVPAADPEALATAISSLLDDPEERRRRSERLAAAFQERQYTTAAYWRRVTEALAELPSRVRGA; this comes from the coding sequence GTGACCCTTCCACACCTGAGCATCCTCGTCGCCTCCGAGCTTCGTACCGAGGACTACGCGTCCCGGTACGAGGCCGGAGCGGCACCGGACCGGGCGCCGTACGGGGCCAACCACGTCCCGGGCGGCTGGCACTTCAGCGTCCTGGGCGGTGGCGACCCGAACGGGTTCGCGGCTCGGCTCTCGAGACTGTCGAAGCGCCTCCTGGTGTTCGACGTCGGCCAAGCGCTCTCGCACCTCCGCGACCTGCGGCGGTCCGAGTACGTGTACTGCCACAGCGAGGTCGAGTACCTCGGTGTCGGCCTGGTGTTCCGGCTCCTCGGGATCAGGCGACCGGTGCTCGTCGGGCAGACCATCTGGCTGTTCGCGGAATGGTCGAAGCACCCCAAGTGGCTGCAGCGCATCATGCGGTTCGCCCTCGCCAGGGTCGACCTCTTCGTCGCGAACGCCGAACCGAACGCGGAGGCGGGGCGGGCCCTCGTCTCGTCCGGTCGCCACCGCTACGTCCCCTTCGGCGTCTCCTCGGTCTTCGCGGCCACCTCGCCGACGGACGACGTCGAGCCGGCACCCCGGCTCCTGTCCGTCGGCAACGATCGCGCCAGGGACTGGCGCACGCTCGAGCAGGCGCACCGGCTCCTCGGTGCCCCGTCGCTGCGGATCGCGTCCAACAAGAAGATCCTCGCGGACCACGACGCCGTCGAGACGCGCGCGACCACGACCGTCGCGGAGCTCGTGTCGCTCTACCGCTCGGCCGAGGTCACCGTCGTGAGCGTCACGCCCAACCTGCACGCGAGCGGCATCACCACGCTGCTCGAGCTCGCGGCCGCCGGCGGTGCCGCCGTCGCCACACGGGCCGGTGGATTGGACGCCTACTTCTCCGACGACGAGGTGCTCTTCGTCCCCGCAGCGGACCCCGAGGCCCTCGCCACGGCGATCTCCTCGCTGCTCGACGACCCGGAGGAGCGCCGACGTCGGTCCGAGCGCCTCGCCGCCGCGTTCCAGGAGCGTCAGTACACGACCGCCGCCTACTGGCGCCGGGTCACCGAGGCTCTGGCGGAGCTTCCGTCGCGCGTCCGAGGCGCCTGA
- a CDS encoding polysaccharide biosynthesis tyrosine autokinase — translation MTLHEYVQTLRKYWVLIAVLVVVGCATGYVVAKTQVPMFRSTSSVLLSAERGESTSELAQGSNYVQSLVQTYALLAESNLVLQPVVDELDLDTTVARLSKSVSADSPLNTAIIEISVVDSDPSRAKQINDSVVASLSSAVADVSPQDDQDQPTVRLTSINSATLPNAQFSPSSTLYAAVGGAIALLLGIVFAFVRRALSTRITDGADVAHDTAAPILGEISEARRGAPVLVSLRTNPQGLVAESFRTLSANLRFASIDRPIRSVVVTSAQPDEGKSSVAIGLAQQHAESGQRVLLIDADLRHPTVATYTQLDGTVGLTSVLLGQHDLQDAVQSWGSDTLDVLTAGTTPPNPSQLLSSSSMRLLLEQASSDYDLVVIDSAPIITVTDSLWLGNMADGMLIVVRERFTRHRHLAKAVSAVEGARAELVGIVLNRVKRGDRNSKYYTSEVESVSNIRHAVAERLGR, via the coding sequence ATGACCTTGCACGAGTACGTCCAGACCCTTCGCAAGTACTGGGTCCTCATCGCCGTCCTGGTGGTCGTCGGATGCGCGACGGGCTACGTCGTCGCGAAGACCCAGGTGCCGATGTTCCGATCGACGAGCAGCGTGCTGCTCTCGGCCGAGCGCGGCGAGAGCACCTCGGAGCTCGCCCAGGGCTCGAACTACGTGCAGAGCCTCGTCCAGACGTACGCACTGCTCGCCGAGTCGAACCTCGTCCTGCAGCCCGTCGTCGACGAGCTCGACCTCGACACCACCGTCGCGCGGCTCAGCAAGTCCGTCTCGGCGGACTCGCCGCTCAACACCGCGATCATCGAGATCTCCGTCGTCGACTCCGACCCGAGCCGCGCCAAGCAGATCAACGACTCCGTCGTCGCGTCCCTGTCGAGCGCGGTCGCGGACGTCTCCCCCCAGGACGACCAGGACCAGCCGACGGTACGCCTCACGAGCATCAACTCCGCGACGCTCCCCAACGCGCAGTTCTCGCCGAGCTCGACCCTGTACGCCGCCGTCGGCGGGGCCATCGCCCTGCTCCTCGGGATCGTGTTCGCGTTCGTCCGACGCGCGCTGTCCACCCGCATCACCGACGGAGCGGACGTCGCACACGACACCGCGGCGCCCATCCTCGGCGAGATCTCCGAAGCGCGCCGAGGAGCACCGGTCCTGGTGTCGCTGCGCACGAACCCGCAGGGGCTCGTCGCGGAGTCGTTCCGCACCTTGTCCGCCAACCTCCGGTTCGCGAGCATCGACCGCCCCATCCGGTCCGTCGTCGTGACCTCGGCGCAGCCCGACGAGGGCAAGAGCTCGGTCGCGATCGGCCTCGCCCAGCAGCACGCCGAGTCCGGCCAGCGGGTGCTGCTCATCGACGCCGACCTCCGCCACCCCACCGTCGCGACGTACACGCAGCTCGACGGCACTGTCGGTCTGACCTCCGTCCTCCTCGGTCAGCACGACCTGCAGGACGCCGTGCAGTCGTGGGGCTCCGACACCCTCGACGTCCTCACCGCCGGCACGACGCCCCCGAACCCGAGCCAGCTGCTCAGCTCGTCGAGCATGCGCCTGCTGCTCGAGCAGGCGTCCTCCGACTACGACCTCGTCGTCATCGACTCGGCGCCCATCATCACCGTGACCGACTCGCTGTGGCTCGGCAACATGGCCGACGGCATGCTCATCGTCGTGCGCGAACGGTTCACCCGCCACCGCCACCTCGCGAAGGCCGTGTCCGCGGTCGAGGGCGCGCGGGCCGAGCTCGTCGGCATCGTGCTCAACCGCGTCAAGCGCGGGGACCGCAACAGCAAGTACTACACCTCGGAGGTCGAGTCGGTCTCGAACATCCGTCACGCCGTCGCCGAGCGCCTCGGTCGCTGA
- a CDS encoding lipopolysaccharide biosynthesis protein → MNTVKSVGAKAVTMLIALICGLTTTRLIIADAGVHEYALYTLVVALPGLVSFADLGSGAVLVNRIATTDHPRDDPTLTAQVTTVGRIMLTFAAVLMAVNTVFLLAGVWPAFLGDAGDIPGSSLAAFLAITVFCCSIPLGIWTRILLGLQRNHIIIMIQGVQSPLTLLLIWLALTVGPETLHPYLALGSLLAAGGVALTGFLLARRFTSPLIGTAARRIPFVKRHPGVRVMDMGWPMLAQLLATPLSMQSQRFVLAQFVSAAALAQYAMAGQFFFALQGLVSAAGLTLWPRYAKARASGNPTTGPFLLAACFAGGVLLFTGAMVIAGPWVFGFISGGKVEVPVEIVLAFGVMVAAQAALYPLGMFMMDTAGVRFQVAPTLLMAAVSVALAFALTPTLGAVGPMLGNALAVTLGQILPYALRIRRLGRATEAPPEPR, encoded by the coding sequence GTGAACACCGTCAAATCGGTCGGCGCAAAAGCCGTCACCATGCTCATCGCGCTCATCTGCGGCCTCACGACGACCCGGCTCATCATCGCCGACGCCGGAGTGCACGAATACGCGCTCTACACCCTCGTCGTCGCCCTCCCAGGGCTGGTGTCGTTCGCGGACCTCGGCTCAGGGGCCGTGCTCGTGAACCGCATCGCCACGACCGACCACCCGCGCGACGACCCGACCCTCACGGCGCAGGTGACGACCGTCGGACGGATCATGCTCACCTTCGCCGCGGTGCTGATGGCGGTGAACACCGTCTTCCTCCTCGCCGGTGTGTGGCCGGCGTTCCTCGGTGACGCCGGCGACATCCCCGGCTCCTCGCTCGCGGCGTTCCTGGCGATCACCGTCTTCTGCTGCAGCATCCCGCTGGGCATCTGGACGCGCATCCTCCTCGGCCTGCAGCGGAACCACATCATCATCATGATCCAGGGCGTGCAGTCCCCCCTGACGCTCCTCCTCATCTGGCTCGCGCTCACGGTCGGCCCCGAGACCCTGCATCCGTACCTGGCGCTCGGGTCGCTCCTGGCGGCCGGCGGCGTCGCCCTCACCGGCTTCCTCCTCGCGCGTCGGTTCACGAGCCCGCTCATCGGCACCGCCGCCCGGCGTATCCCCTTCGTCAAGCGGCACCCGGGCGTCCGCGTCATGGACATGGGCTGGCCCATGCTCGCCCAGCTCCTCGCCACGCCCCTCTCGATGCAGTCCCAGCGCTTCGTGCTCGCGCAGTTCGTGTCCGCCGCCGCGCTCGCGCAGTACGCGATGGCCGGCCAGTTCTTCTTCGCCCTGCAGGGACTCGTCAGCGCCGCCGGCCTGACCCTCTGGCCGCGCTACGCGAAGGCACGGGCGAGCGGCAACCCGACGACCGGACCGTTCCTCCTGGCCGCGTGCTTCGCGGGCGGCGTGCTCCTCTTCACGGGTGCCATGGTCATCGCCGGCCCGTGGGTGTTCGGCTTCATCTCCGGCGGCAAGGTGGAGGTCCCGGTCGAGATCGTGCTCGCCTTCGGCGTGATGGTCGCCGCCCAGGCGGCGCTCTACCCGCTCGGCATGTTCATGATGGACACCGCCGGCGTCCGGTTCCAGGTCGCACCGACCCTGCTCATGGCCGCCGTGTCGGTGGCCCTTGCCTTCGCGCTGACCCCGACCCTCGGCGCCGTCGGCCCGATGCTCGGCAACGCGCTGGCCGTGACGCTCGGGCAGATCCTGCCCTACGCGCTGCGGATCAGGCGCCTCGGACGCGCGACGGAAGCTCCGCCAGAGCCTCGGTGA
- a CDS encoding DUF6492 family protein encodes MNTKPSPDAVTLVTVVFEPEFDLLRLQARSLARYVDQALVARILVIDNSSTGLRTGARRRLTAAYGPLASKLEIVRPDDLLTEPTATSGWRAQQALKLLIADRVETDWYLVLDAKTVFIRPTTTGDLFASDGRPNGGVHSYAQHPLQPQLRTVLAYSGLDAETLVAGFTSTATPFLLSTSAVRTLVADLGSRHPQGFSAEFERAGLTEFFMYTAARLTDGETLHDITSGEPLESPTVWPRHRSGAQVRAVLDDAMASSTTTVAVHRTALARMDRDGVLAVARFWVARGLFPSTAAALRFIAVYRARYYPAMVLRRLRARRGRAS; translated from the coding sequence GTGAACACCAAGCCCTCACCGGACGCCGTCACCCTCGTGACGGTCGTCTTCGAGCCGGAGTTCGACCTGCTGCGCCTCCAGGCCCGATCCCTCGCACGCTACGTCGACCAGGCGCTCGTCGCCCGGATCCTCGTCATCGACAACTCGTCCACCGGCCTCCGCACCGGGGCGCGTCGTCGCCTGACCGCGGCCTACGGCCCCCTCGCCTCGAAGCTCGAGATCGTCCGCCCGGACGACCTCCTCACGGAGCCGACGGCGACGAGCGGCTGGCGGGCGCAGCAGGCCCTGAAGCTCCTCATCGCAGACCGCGTCGAGACCGACTGGTACCTCGTCCTCGACGCCAAGACCGTGTTCATCCGCCCCACGACCACCGGCGACCTCTTCGCCTCGGACGGCCGGCCCAACGGCGGCGTGCACTCCTACGCGCAGCACCCGCTGCAGCCGCAGCTACGCACCGTCCTCGCCTACAGCGGACTCGACGCCGAGACCCTCGTCGCCGGCTTCACCTCGACCGCCACTCCCTTCCTCCTGTCGACCTCGGCCGTCAGGACCCTCGTCGCCGATCTCGGCTCACGCCACCCGCAGGGCTTCTCCGCCGAGTTCGAACGCGCCGGACTCACGGAGTTCTTCATGTACACCGCAGCTCGGCTCACCGATGGCGAGACCCTGCACGACATCACCTCCGGCGAACCGCTCGAGAGCCCGACCGTCTGGCCGCGGCACCGCTCCGGCGCACAGGTCCGCGCGGTCCTCGACGACGCGATGGCGTCCTCCACGACCACGGTCGCCGTCCACCGCACCGCCCTCGCCCGCATGGACCGCGACGGCGTCCTCGCCGTCGCCCGGTTCTGGGTCGCCCGTGGACTCTTCCCGAGCACGGCCGCGGCGCTACGGTTCATCGCGGTCTACCGCGCCCGGTACTACCCGGCGATGGTCCTCCGCCGGCTCCGCGCCCGCCGAGGACGGGCATCGTGA